In Carnobacterium sp. CP1, the following are encoded in one genomic region:
- a CDS encoding aldo/keto reductase family protein has product METITLANGTDIPVIGTGTNTYGKEGNQYNGELNGDFSALQSAIKAGYRLIDTAISYRNEAGVGKTVYESGVDRSEFYLTTKIPAKEEYIGSKERVEQTILQSFENLKTDYIDLYLIHHPIEDKDTLKQTWEVLESFVDQGKIKSIGVSNFSIEQLELLKTFARIQPVVNQIQSNPHTWNNELIEYLLKNDILPEAWSPLNKVNEEQTAKLTAIGEKYDKNWGQVLLRYQIQRGVAVIPKSHNSKHQAENLELFDFELSKDDLTVIESL; this is encoded by the coding sequence ATGGAAACTATTACTTTAGCAAATGGAACAGACATCCCGGTAATCGGAACCGGAACGAATACCTATGGAAAAGAAGGCAATCAATACAATGGTGAATTGAACGGCGACTTTAGTGCACTGCAATCTGCGATCAAAGCCGGCTATCGTTTGATTGATACGGCTATTTCTTATCGGAATGAAGCGGGAGTTGGAAAAACAGTTTACGAAAGCGGGGTCGATCGTAGCGAGTTTTATCTTACGACAAAAATTCCAGCAAAAGAAGAATACATTGGTTCTAAAGAACGAGTAGAGCAAACGATTTTACAAAGTTTCGAAAATTTAAAAACGGACTATATCGACTTGTATTTGATCCATCACCCCATTGAAGATAAAGATACATTAAAACAGACTTGGGAAGTGTTGGAATCATTCGTTGATCAAGGAAAAATCAAATCGATCGGCGTATCGAATTTTAGTATTGAACAATTAGAATTGTTAAAAACTTTTGCTCGCATTCAACCTGTTGTTAATCAAATTCAATCAAATCCGCATACTTGGAATAATGAACTGATTGAGTATCTACTCAAAAATGATATTCTTCCGGAAGCGTGGAGCCCATTAAATAAAGTGAACGAAGAACAGACTGCCAAGTTAACGGCAATCGGCGAAAAATACGATAAAAACTGGGGACAAGTCTTGCTGCGCTACCAAATCCAAAGAGGCGTTGCAGTTATACCAAAATCGCATAATAGCAAACACCAAGCTGAAAACTTGGAGTTATTCGATTTTGAATTGTCAAAAGACGATCTAACGGTTATTGAATCACTCTAA
- a CDS encoding DUF1697 domain-containing protein codes for MRFIILLRGVNVGGKNRVPMGEFKEYLVNAGFTNVKSHINSGNLIVDSEEDTEQDVLAKCQKILSEHFDFPVEVLVLSAEKYQAELADSPAWWGAEEGYRHNALFLLPSADKEKIIELLAAIDTPYERIHIGKHAVFWSSSFQKNYSKTHYSKLASRPYYKQVTIRNRNTTLKLLSFLEEQSKEDK; via the coding sequence ATGCGGTTTATTATTTTATTGCGAGGGGTCAATGTTGGAGGGAAAAATAGAGTTCCCATGGGCGAGTTTAAAGAATACCTGGTCAACGCTGGTTTTACGAATGTCAAATCTCATATTAACAGCGGCAATTTGATTGTCGACAGCGAGGAAGATACGGAGCAAGATGTATTAGCCAAATGCCAAAAAATCTTGTCTGAACACTTTGATTTTCCGGTTGAAGTTTTGGTCCTTTCTGCAGAAAAGTACCAAGCAGAATTGGCTGATAGCCCAGCTTGGTGGGGAGCAGAAGAAGGTTACAGACACAACGCCTTATTCTTGCTGCCTTCAGCGGATAAGGAAAAGATTATTGAACTGCTAGCGGCTATTGATACACCTTATGAAAGAATTCATATCGGGAAGCATGCCGTTTTTTGGTCTTCTTCTTTTCAAAAAAATTACAGTAAAACGCATTACTCCAAATTAGCCAGTCGTCCTTACTATAAGCAGGTAACCATCAGGAATCGAAATACGACTCTTAAACTGCTGAGTTTTCTAGAGGAACAAAGTAAGGAAGATAAGTAA
- a CDS encoding bifunctional 3,4-dihydroxy-2-butanone-4-phosphate synthase/GTP cyclohydrolase II, with the protein MFNTIEELLADLKAGKNILLVDDEDRENEGDVICAAEFATAENVNFMAAYAKGLICMPMTKTYTKKLALPQMSLDNTDNHETAFTVSVDHVATTTGISAGERSLTAMQLVSDDAKPEDFRRPGHMFPLEAVEGGVLTRNGHTEATVDLMRLAGLQPVGLCCEIMKEDGTMARRDDLLSLAKEHGLKIGTIADLIDYRKAKEAVIFRQSKAQLPTKYGEFDIYAYEHAITGEHHVALVMGEVSDGEPVLCRIHSECLTGDVFGSKKCDCGQQLDAAMKHIANEGRGVLVYMRQEGRGIGLVNKIRAYALQDQGHDTIEANLMLGFPIDLREYYECKQIFDDLGIYQLRLMTNNPLKVESMEKYGLDIVERISLQMDAYAEDEAYLKIKQEKMKHFLNY; encoded by the coding sequence ATGTTTAATACAATTGAAGAATTATTGGCTGATTTAAAGGCTGGAAAAAATATCTTATTGGTGGATGATGAAGATCGAGAAAATGAAGGGGATGTTATCTGCGCTGCTGAATTTGCGACGGCAGAAAATGTGAATTTTATGGCTGCCTATGCTAAAGGCTTGATTTGTATGCCAATGACTAAAACATATACGAAGAAGTTAGCCTTGCCGCAAATGAGTTTGGACAATACAGACAATCACGAAACAGCGTTTACCGTTTCAGTGGACCACGTAGCGACTACAACGGGGATTTCAGCGGGAGAACGGTCATTGACAGCTATGCAATTAGTTTCGGATGATGCGAAACCGGAAGATTTTAGAAGACCAGGGCATATGTTCCCGTTAGAAGCGGTGGAAGGAGGCGTGTTAACTCGAAATGGACATACTGAAGCTACGGTTGACTTGATGCGATTGGCAGGCTTGCAGCCAGTGGGATTGTGCTGTGAAATCATGAAAGAAGACGGAACGATGGCAAGAAGAGATGATTTGCTATCGTTGGCCAAAGAGCATGGATTGAAGATCGGGACAATTGCAGATTTGATTGACTACCGGAAAGCCAAAGAAGCGGTTATTTTTCGCCAATCCAAAGCGCAATTGCCTACCAAATATGGAGAGTTCGACATTTACGCATATGAACACGCTATTACCGGGGAACATCATGTGGCTTTGGTTATGGGAGAGGTCAGTGACGGAGAACCAGTATTGTGCCGGATTCATTCAGAATGCTTGACCGGGGATGTATTCGGTTCTAAAAAATGCGATTGCGGTCAGCAGTTGGACGCGGCAATGAAACATATTGCAAACGAAGGTCGTGGTGTTTTGGTGTATATGCGGCAAGAAGGGCGCGGGATCGGCTTGGTCAATAAAATAAGAGCTTATGCATTGCAAGATCAAGGACACGATACGATTGAAGCCAATTTGATGCTGGGATTCCCAATAGATTTGCGAGAGTATTATGAGTGCAAACAAATTTTTGATGATTTAGGCATCTATCAACTACGTTTGATGACCAATAATCCGCTGAAAGTTGAAAGCATGGAGAAATACGGTTTGGACATCGTAGAAAGAATTTCACTTCAAATGGATGCTTATGCAGAGGATGAAGCTTATTTAAAGATCAAACAAGAAAAAATGAAGCACTTTTTGAACTATTAA
- a CDS encoding toxin-antitoxin system YwqK family antitoxin, producing the protein MNGYYKNGQIKQVTEDGIRTHYFENGKTKAIGLFDGQMQGKWKFYRKSGELWQIGHLDNDVKDGKWIRYHQNGQIEKEAQFDHGKEVN; encoded by the coding sequence GTGAACGGTTATTATAAAAATGGACAAATCAAACAAGTGACCGAAGACGGAATACGAACGCATTATTTTGAAAATGGAAAAACCAAAGCAATCGGTCTTTTTGATGGTCAAATGCAAGGAAAATGGAAGTTTTATCGCAAAAGCGGAGAGTTATGGCAAATTGGTCACTTAGATAATGATGTTAAGGATGGAAAATGGATTCGGTATCATCAAAATGGACAGATTGAGAAAGAAGCGCAATTTGACCATGGCAAAGAAGTCAATTAA
- the ribD gene encoding bifunctional diaminohydroxyphosphoribosylaminopyrimidine deaminase/5-amino-6-(5-phosphoribosylamino)uracil reductase RibD, translating into MQLALNLAKKGKGWTSPNPLVGAVVVKDGRVIGQGYHETYGQPHAEVNAVASAKEDVAGATLYVTLEPCSHLGRTPPCSDLLIEKKIQRVVVGTFDPNPLVAGKGIERIRNAGVEVDVGVLEKECQLLNEVFMKYIITKEPFVVMKTAMSLDGKIATVTGESQWISGEASRQQVHNLRHELSGIMVGVETVIRDDPKLTARGPNSKNPIRIVVDSQLRIPLASTVLTQQDTAKTIVAATERADSERVKTLKQMGVEVIVTKEKSGRVDLRELMKTLGAMGIDSVLLEGGAALNFSALEEGIVDKMQVYIAPKIIGGKHAKTAVEGAGVADLKEAFQLNRMTAGMVGEDLVVEGYLDK; encoded by the coding sequence ATGCAGCTTGCATTGAATTTAGCCAAGAAAGGCAAAGGATGGACGTCGCCGAATCCTTTAGTGGGTGCTGTGGTTGTTAAAGATGGAAGAGTGATTGGTCAGGGATATCATGAAACATACGGGCAGCCTCATGCGGAAGTAAATGCGGTTGCATCAGCAAAAGAAGATGTGGCAGGAGCAACGTTGTATGTCACGCTAGAGCCTTGTTCGCATTTGGGAAGAACGCCTCCTTGCTCAGACTTGTTGATAGAGAAAAAGATTCAACGAGTCGTGGTTGGGACGTTCGATCCGAATCCATTAGTGGCTGGAAAAGGGATTGAAAGGATTCGTAATGCTGGAGTTGAAGTGGACGTAGGTGTCTTGGAAAAAGAATGCCAACTATTGAATGAAGTGTTTATGAAATACATTATCACTAAAGAACCTTTTGTTGTGATGAAAACGGCGATGTCACTAGACGGAAAAATAGCGACAGTGACGGGTGAATCTCAATGGATCTCTGGAGAAGCTTCCAGGCAGCAGGTACATAATTTGCGTCATGAATTGTCTGGGATCATGGTCGGGGTCGAAACGGTTATCAGAGACGATCCGAAGCTAACTGCCAGAGGGCCAAATAGCAAAAATCCCATTAGAATTGTGGTGGATAGTCAGCTCAGAATTCCGCTGGCGTCAACGGTATTGACTCAGCAGGATACAGCTAAAACAATCGTAGCGGCTACTGAAAGAGCCGATAGCGAAAGAGTAAAAACGTTAAAGCAAATGGGCGTTGAAGTCATTGTGACTAAAGAGAAGTCTGGGAGAGTTGATTTGCGGGAATTAATGAAAACACTAGGTGCCATGGGAATCGACAGTGTTTTGCTGGAAGGCGGTGCGGCATTGAATTTTTCAGCCTTGGAAGAAGGCATTGTGGATAAAATGCAGGTTTATATTGCGCCAAAAATCATCGGAGGAAAGCATGCTAAAACAGCTGTTGAAGGGGCAGGCGTTGCAGATTTGAAAGAGGCTTTTCAACTGAATCGGATGACAGCTGGGATGGTTGGAGAGGATCTAGTTGTAGAAGGCTATCTGGATAAATAA
- a CDS encoding ABC transporter ATP-binding protein, with the protein MINLTNFVFHYPFSDEKAVAASALNITAGECIVLCGKSGSGKTTFTRLINGLIPEVYEGEWSGSFRTDTLELGKSQIEDYASIVGSVFQNPNTQFFHINSTKEIAFPCENAGIEPAEILKKIDIVSTNLELQNLLDRNLFELSGGERQKVALGAAAIHEPKIVVLDEPTGNLDADAIAMVAYTIRQLKAKGITVVVAEHRLEYLNGIADRYCYFEEGELRTIYNQEDFLALSNEQLHQKGLRSTDLEPYKKAVQELIGSFDFTTESLLAGEELAIGYKKQEVLKEIPSFSIDEPMIIGIMGANGVGKTTFIKALSGLLKFKHGQVYWKGKPQTAKQMLKRCFLVMQDVHYQLFSESVKNEILLGAQNPERYDEVIDLLDLRKLEYRHPVSLSSGQQQRVMIAAAICSGKDILIFDEPTSGLDYTNMENVTKLMKQLKAMGKIIFVITHDQELAAKSCDKIMHF; encoded by the coding sequence GTGATCAATTTAACGAACTTTGTTTTTCATTATCCTTTTTCCGACGAAAAGGCTGTTGCTGCCTCAGCATTAAACATAACAGCAGGCGAGTGTATCGTTCTTTGCGGGAAAAGCGGCAGTGGTAAGACAACATTTACGCGATTAATCAATGGCTTGATACCAGAAGTGTATGAAGGCGAATGGAGCGGCAGCTTTCGAACAGATACACTGGAGTTGGGGAAATCTCAGATTGAAGACTATGCGAGTATCGTCGGTTCTGTTTTCCAAAACCCAAACACGCAATTTTTCCATATCAATAGCACGAAAGAAATTGCTTTTCCTTGTGAAAATGCTGGAATAGAACCAGCTGAGATTTTAAAAAAAATAGATATCGTCAGTACAAATTTAGAGTTGCAGAATTTGTTGGATCGCAATCTGTTTGAATTGTCAGGGGGAGAGCGGCAAAAAGTTGCACTTGGCGCTGCTGCTATCCACGAACCAAAGATTGTTGTTCTAGACGAACCAACCGGCAACTTAGATGCAGACGCAATCGCGATGGTCGCCTATACGATCCGTCAGTTAAAAGCTAAAGGAATCACCGTTGTTGTTGCTGAACATCGGTTAGAATACTTGAATGGGATTGCCGATCGTTACTGTTACTTTGAAGAGGGAGAATTAAGAACCATTTATAATCAAGAAGATTTTTTAGCGTTAAGCAATGAACAACTGCATCAAAAAGGCCTGCGTTCTACTGATTTAGAACCCTACAAAAAAGCAGTGCAAGAGTTGATCGGTTCATTCGACTTTACAACAGAAAGTCTGTTGGCCGGAGAAGAGTTAGCGATAGGGTATAAAAAGCAAGAAGTACTAAAAGAAATCCCATCTTTTTCAATCGATGAACCGATGATTATTGGCATTATGGGCGCCAATGGGGTTGGGAAAACAACATTCATCAAAGCTCTATCCGGCTTGCTGAAATTCAAGCATGGACAAGTGTATTGGAAAGGCAAGCCACAAACGGCAAAACAAATGCTGAAACGCTGCTTCTTAGTGATGCAAGATGTTCATTACCAGTTGTTTTCTGAAAGCGTGAAAAATGAAATTTTATTAGGTGCTCAAAATCCTGAACGGTATGATGAGGTAATCGACTTGTTGGACTTGCGGAAGTTAGAATACCGGCACCCGGTTTCGTTATCGAGCGGTCAACAACAACGGGTAATGATTGCTGCCGCCATTTGTTCTGGAAAAGATATTTTGATTTTTGATGAACCAACCAGTGGTCTTGACTACACCAACATGGAAAACGTGACGAAACTCATGAAGCAGTTAAAAGCGATGGGGAAAATCATTTTTGTGATTACTCATGATCAGGAATTGGCTGCCAAGAGTTGTGACAAGATTATGCATTTTTAG
- a CDS encoding alpha/beta fold hydrolase has protein sequence MRKTFLFTFMVALLSIVSLGCQSQSERSAGSINEGRSSIESKTPSTSEAAISSSESTDPLTTNQTTVPTLFIHGYEGTKGTFDGMLSRLEVSGLGEKALTVTVQPDGSVSETGSWQDQAINPLIQVLFADNKNNEWNQADWIKAVLSYLKETYQIDEVNLVGHSMGGVSSFRYLVTYGNDDSLPTVDKFIAIGAPFNDFVTGNETQTLDALSQDGPSVISERYGDFSAAIQQYPSSTKMLNIVGDLQDGSEGDGTVPVRSGLAIGYLMQTNGLDYHDEEITGAQAHHSQLHENIKVDKLVAEFLWSN, from the coding sequence ATGAGAAAGACATTTCTGTTTACGTTTATGGTCGCCTTGCTAAGTATTGTGAGTTTGGGGTGCCAAAGTCAAAGTGAACGGTCAGCTGGATCGATTAATGAAGGACGTTCTTCAATTGAATCGAAAACTCCTAGCACGAGTGAAGCAGCTATTTCCAGTAGCGAATCAACGGATCCATTGACCACAAATCAGACGACTGTTCCAACGCTCTTTATCCATGGTTATGAAGGAACGAAAGGTACGTTTGATGGTATGCTGTCTCGTTTGGAAGTCAGCGGCCTCGGGGAAAAAGCTTTAACGGTAACCGTTCAACCGGATGGCAGTGTTTCTGAAACAGGCAGTTGGCAGGACCAAGCAATTAATCCATTGATTCAGGTATTGTTTGCGGATAATAAAAACAATGAATGGAACCAAGCCGATTGGATCAAAGCTGTTCTATCCTATTTAAAAGAAACCTATCAAATCGATGAAGTTAATCTGGTCGGTCACTCGATGGGGGGTGTGAGCAGTTTCCGGTACCTCGTCACCTATGGGAATGATGACTCACTGCCAACCGTTGACAAATTTATTGCCATCGGTGCTCCGTTTAATGATTTTGTGACGGGCAATGAAACGCAAACACTTGATGCGTTAAGTCAGGATGGCCCATCGGTTATCAGCGAGCGGTATGGCGACTTTTCAGCCGCTATTCAACAGTACCCCTCATCAACTAAAATGCTGAACATTGTTGGCGATTTGCAAGATGGTTCTGAAGGAGACGGCACCGTTCCGGTCAGAAGCGGGTTGGCGATCGGTTATTTAATGCAAACAAATGGCCTTGATTATCATGATGAAGAAATAACGGGAGCGCAAGCTCATCACAGTCAGCTGCACGAGAATATTAAAGTGGATAAGCTGGTCGCTGAATTTTTATGGAGCAATTGA
- a CDS encoding energy-coupling factor transporter transmembrane component T: MVILLWCNYILLSQVQGMLEVITVFLLALLFILADKGKTGVTYLLIFLGMILVDKYVIDQVSDGVSMVLIFFAVSLRLMLPCIMAGTYLMQTTTVGELTLGLRKLRTPESILIPVIVMVRFLPAIKQDYQHIRDAMKFRGIFLSKGDMVKQPVRFFEYIIIPMMMSAGNTAQDLTIASLAKGISRKNKHTSIERIGFNIQDIFCLTLIIGFVYLHQVL; encoded by the coding sequence ATGGTCATTTTGCTTTGGTGCAACTACATTTTGCTGAGCCAGGTCCAAGGTATGTTAGAAGTAATAACGGTATTCCTTTTAGCACTGTTGTTTATTCTAGCGGATAAAGGAAAAACCGGGGTAACGTATTTGCTGATTTTTTTAGGGATGATTTTGGTAGATAAATATGTCATTGACCAAGTTTCCGATGGAGTCTCAATGGTCCTTATTTTCTTTGCGGTAAGTTTGCGATTGATGCTGCCGTGCATTATGGCTGGAACGTATTTGATGCAAACTACCACTGTGGGAGAATTAACTCTGGGATTGCGAAAATTACGGACACCAGAAAGTATTCTTATTCCAGTCATTGTGATGGTCCGTTTTTTACCAGCAATCAAGCAAGATTATCAGCATATTCGGGATGCCATGAAGTTTCGCGGCATCTTTCTTTCAAAAGGGGACATGGTTAAGCAGCCGGTCCGCTTTTTTGAATACATCATTATTCCCATGATGATGTCTGCTGGAAATACGGCACAAGATTTAACGATTGCTTCATTGGCGAAGGGAATCAGTCGTAAGAATAAACACACAAGTATCGAACGGATAGGTTTTAACATTCAAGATATATTCTGTCTAACGTTGATCATCGGGTTTGTGTATTTACACCAAGTACTGTAG
- a CDS encoding SOS response-associated peptidase, whose translation MCGRYRFSPNENDEIKRIYDLASKSSSEIKTGEVFPSDTTALILADEEKNIQVTGMQWGFPGFKPSQLIINARSETVKEKKMFSKAFQTTRCVFPTTGFFEWNKEKSKYLFTLSAQPVYICGFYKTFKEGSRSIIMTTEPNQSVLPIHNRMPLLIEKSEIKRYLTNDDFAGEYLKKAMPELTVEEV comes from the coding sequence ATGTGCGGTCGGTATCGATTTTCACCTAACGAGAATGATGAGATCAAGCGGATCTATGATTTGGCAAGCAAGAGTTCGAGTGAAATTAAAACAGGGGAAGTATTCCCATCTGATACAACGGCCCTTATTTTGGCAGACGAAGAAAAGAATATCCAGGTAACAGGAATGCAATGGGGTTTTCCTGGGTTTAAACCAAGTCAATTGATCATCAATGCGCGCAGCGAGACTGTTAAAGAGAAAAAGATGTTCTCAAAAGCCTTTCAGACCACTCGATGTGTATTTCCGACGACTGGATTCTTTGAATGGAATAAAGAAAAGTCAAAATATCTTTTTACGTTATCTGCTCAACCGGTCTATATCTGCGGATTTTACAAAACATTTAAAGAAGGTTCGCGTAGTATTATTATGACAACAGAACCAAATCAATCGGTTTTGCCTATCCACAATCGCATGCCGCTGCTGATTGAAAAATCAGAGATCAAACGCTATTTGACCAACGATGATTTTGCTGGAGAATATTTAAAAAAGGCAATGCCTGAACTAACGGTCGAAGAGGTGTAA
- the ribH gene encoding 6,7-dimethyl-8-ribityllumazine synthase: MNVFEGNLIAKGLKVGIVVARFNEFIGSKLLSGAVDGLSRHGMSEEEITVAWVPGAYEIPLVAQKMAASGDYDAVITLGAVIKGSTSHYDYVCAEVSKGVAAAAMNTGVPVIFGVLTTDNIEQAIERAGTKAGNKGYDSAVSAIEMANLLKGM; the protein is encoded by the coding sequence ATGAACGTATTCGAAGGAAACTTAATTGCAAAAGGTTTAAAAGTAGGGATCGTGGTTGCACGGTTTAATGAATTTATCGGGTCAAAATTATTGAGCGGTGCAGTGGACGGGTTGAGCAGACATGGTATGTCAGAGGAAGAAATCACTGTTGCGTGGGTACCGGGAGCTTATGAAATCCCGTTAGTAGCCCAAAAAATGGCAGCATCAGGAGATTACGATGCTGTTATCACGTTAGGTGCAGTCATAAAGGGTTCTACCTCACATTATGATTATGTATGTGCAGAAGTTTCGAAAGGAGTAGCTGCAGCTGCAATGAATACAGGAGTACCTGTTATTTTTGGTGTTTTGACGACTGACAATATCGAACAAGCTATTGAACGTGCCGGTACTAAAGCTGGAAATAAAGGGTATGACTCAGCCGTTTCTGCAATTGAAATGGCTAATCTGTTGAAAGGTATGTAA
- a CDS encoding MptD family putative ECF transporter S component — MEKLKVGDLINIGVFSALYFVCLSVGTLLGVVLIPGGTHIFAPSFAALLSGVVYMFLVTKVKKFGAISIVGILLALFYFSSGHFGPTFLASLIFGFLADFVAKKGHYVSDKWNLASYFVFSLGNLGPVLPMWFMKEAYIQSLVERGKDNSYITKVLASFEWPVIATVLVSLVLFSIIGGVFGQKMVKKHFSKAGLV; from the coding sequence ATGGAAAAACTAAAAGTAGGAGATTTAATTAATATCGGCGTTTTTAGTGCGCTGTATTTTGTTTGTCTATCGGTTGGAACGTTGCTAGGAGTAGTATTGATTCCAGGAGGAACGCATATTTTCGCGCCTTCATTTGCAGCTCTTCTTTCCGGAGTTGTTTACATGTTTTTAGTGACTAAAGTGAAAAAGTTTGGTGCGATTTCAATCGTAGGAATCTTATTGGCACTGTTTTACTTTAGTTCTGGTCATTTCGGACCAACTTTTTTAGCGAGTTTAATCTTTGGCTTTTTAGCAGATTTTGTTGCTAAAAAAGGACATTATGTAAGCGACAAATGGAATTTAGCGAGTTATTTTGTCTTTTCATTAGGCAATTTGGGACCGGTTTTGCCAATGTGGTTTATGAAAGAAGCTTATATTCAGAGTTTGGTTGAAAGAGGAAAAGATAATAGTTATATCACAAAGGTACTAGCTAGTTTCGAATGGCCCGTTATTGCGACTGTTTTAGTATCACTGGTTCTCTTTTCTATTATTGGCGGGGTATTTGGTCAAAAAATGGTGAAAAAACATTTTAGCAAAGCTGGTCTAGTGTAA
- a CDS encoding fructose bisphosphate aldolase, translating into MQKEQLEIVKNGQGFIAALDQSGGSTPAALALYGVSEDSYSGEDEMFDLVHEMRTRIVTSPAFNSDSILGAILFEQTMDRKVEGLFTPDYLWEKKGIVPFLKVDKGLAEEADGVQLMKPNPGLDELLKRANERHIFGTKMRSVIKEANPEGIKKVVDQQFEVGKQIIAAGLVPIIEPEVDINSKDKEKSEELLKQELLNHLDKLGENEPVMLKLSIPSVDNFYKELIEHPKVVRVVALSGGYTREKADEKLLANHGLIASFSRALSEGLSVSQSDEDYNKLLEESIKKIYEASIA; encoded by the coding sequence ATGCAAAAAGAACAATTAGAAATCGTAAAAAATGGACAAGGTTTTATTGCGGCACTCGATCAAAGTGGTGGTAGTACTCCAGCAGCTTTAGCGCTTTATGGCGTTTCAGAAGATTCCTATTCAGGCGAAGATGAGATGTTTGATCTCGTTCACGAGATGAGAACGCGCATCGTTACCTCTCCTGCTTTCAATTCTGATTCTATTTTAGGCGCTATTTTATTCGAACAAACGATGGACCGTAAAGTTGAAGGTCTTTTTACTCCGGATTATTTATGGGAAAAGAAAGGCATTGTTCCTTTCTTAAAAGTTGATAAAGGATTAGCTGAAGAAGCTGACGGTGTTCAATTAATGAAGCCCAATCCTGGATTAGACGAATTATTAAAGAGAGCAAATGAAAGACATATTTTTGGCACTAAAATGCGTTCTGTTATTAAAGAAGCCAATCCTGAAGGCATTAAGAAAGTTGTCGACCAACAATTCGAAGTCGGCAAACAAATCATTGCTGCTGGTTTAGTTCCAATTATTGAACCTGAAGTAGATATCAACAGCAAAGACAAAGAAAAATCTGAAGAACTCTTAAAACAAGAACTTCTAAACCATTTGGATAAATTAGGCGAAAATGAACCGGTTATGTTGAAACTTTCCATTCCGTCTGTGGACAACTTCTATAAAGAATTGATCGAACATCCAAAAGTTGTCCGAGTCGTTGCTCTTTCCGGCGGCTACACACGTGAAAAAGCCGATGAAAAATTATTAGCCAATCACGGTTTGATCGCCAGCTTCTCAAGAGCCTTATCTGAAGGGCTAAGTGTTTCTCAATCAGACGAAGACTACAATAAATTATTGGAAGAATCCATCAAAAAAATCTATGAAGCTTCAATAGCGTAA
- a CDS encoding riboflavin synthase, protein MFTGIIEEVGTVKSIQSGKSSSVLRIKGQKVVQGTRIGDSIATNGICLTVTKIENDSFEADVMSESLKRTNIGTLIPGSFVNLERALSLETRLGGHIVSGHIDGTGQISEFKRDDNAVWLTIETDPGILRYIIEKGSIAIDGVSLTVAAVDDQSFQVSIIPHTGEETVLLCKQPGDTVNLECDMIGKYVEKLLGLNSKKQPQESSRITQDYLQENGFF, encoded by the coding sequence ATGTTTACTGGAATTATTGAAGAAGTGGGAACCGTTAAGTCGATCCAAAGCGGAAAAAGTTCTTCAGTTCTCAGAATAAAAGGGCAAAAAGTAGTGCAAGGAACGCGTATTGGGGACAGTATCGCAACAAACGGTATTTGTTTGACTGTGACGAAGATAGAAAACGATTCTTTTGAAGCAGATGTTATGTCTGAATCATTAAAAAGGACGAATATCGGAACATTGATTCCCGGAAGTTTCGTCAATCTAGAACGGGCACTGAGTTTGGAAACTCGGCTTGGCGGACATATCGTTAGCGGCCACATCGATGGAACTGGACAGATCAGCGAATTTAAACGCGACGATAATGCTGTTTGGCTCACAATTGAAACTGATCCTGGGATATTACGGTACATTATTGAAAAAGGCTCCATTGCTATTGATGGTGTAAGTTTGACTGTCGCGGCGGTGGATGATCAATCTTTTCAAGTTTCTATTATCCCACATACAGGAGAGGAAACGGTGTTGCTGTGTAAGCAACCGGGGGATACTGTAAACCTGGAATGCGACATGATTGGAAAGTATGTCGAGAAATTATTAGGACTGAATTCGAAAAAACAACCTCAAGAGAGCAGTCGAATAACGCAAGATTATTTGCAGGAAAACGGGTTCTTTTAG